In Isoptericola jiangsuensis, the following proteins share a genomic window:
- a CDS encoding VOC family protein, which produces MPGRSLLVSRRHAPGTKEATVITVQQAFSSFSVDDLDAAEAFYRDVLGLDVRRTPMGLELDVTGGTPVFVYPKGPAHAPASHTVLNLVVADVGAAARDLAGRGVTLERYPGTPHDADGVVRSDDPSQGPTIGWLLDPAGNTVALIEA; this is translated from the coding sequence GTGCCCGGCAGGTCGCTGCTGGTGTCCCGGCGGCACGCGCCGGGCACGAAGGAGGCCACCGTGATCACCGTCCAGCAGGCGTTCAGCAGCTTCAGCGTCGACGACCTCGACGCGGCGGAGGCGTTCTACCGGGACGTGCTCGGGCTCGACGTCCGGCGCACGCCGATGGGCCTGGAGCTCGACGTCACGGGTGGCACGCCCGTGTTCGTCTACCCCAAGGGCCCGGCGCACGCGCCGGCCAGCCACACCGTGCTCAACCTCGTCGTCGCCGACGTCGGCGCGGCGGCGCGCGACCTCGCCGGGCGCGGCGTCACGCTGGAGCGCTACCCCGGGACGCCGCACGACGCCGACGGCGTGGTGCGCAGCGACGACCCGTCGCAGGGACCCACCATCGGGTGGCTGCTCGACCCGGCCGGCAACACGGTCGCGCTGATCGAGGCGTGA
- the hisS gene encoding histidine--tRNA ligase codes for MARVTPLSGFPEWLPDGRIVEQHVLDVLRRTFELHGFAGIETRAVEPLDQLLRKGETSKEVYVLRRLHDETDDAAGAASSDRGDKQLGLHFDLTVPFARYVLENAGRLAFPFKRFQIQKVWRGERPQDGRFREFAQADIDVVGAGDLPYHFEVELPLVMAEALGALREIGVPEVRILVNNRKVAEGFYRGLGLDDVEGVLRQVDKLDKIGADAVAALLVAEQGATAEQARACLELAAISGSDATVIDRVRALAVSYGAGTELLETGLAELGALVEAAARRAPGVVVADLKIARGLDYYTGSVYETVLVGHEQLGSICSGGRYDTLASDGKNTYPGVGLSIGVSRLVSRLLSAGLVAATRGVPTAVLVAVLDEESRDRSDAVAAALRARGIPADVAPTAARFGKQIRYADRRGIPFVWFLGATGEDGATGPDQVKDIRSGEQVDADAGAWEPPAADLWPRVVPAAG; via the coding sequence ATGGCTCGCGTCACCCCGCTCTCCGGATTCCCCGAATGGCTGCCCGACGGGCGCATCGTCGAGCAGCACGTGCTCGACGTGCTGCGCCGCACCTTCGAGCTGCACGGGTTCGCGGGCATCGAGACCCGCGCCGTCGAACCCCTCGACCAGCTGCTGCGCAAGGGGGAGACCTCCAAGGAGGTGTACGTCCTGCGCCGCCTCCACGACGAGACCGACGACGCCGCAGGTGCCGCGTCGTCGGACAGGGGCGACAAGCAGCTCGGCCTGCACTTCGACCTCACCGTGCCGTTCGCCCGCTACGTGCTGGAGAACGCCGGCCGCCTCGCCTTCCCCTTCAAGCGCTTCCAGATCCAGAAGGTGTGGCGCGGCGAGCGCCCCCAGGACGGCCGCTTCCGCGAGTTCGCGCAGGCCGACATCGACGTCGTCGGCGCCGGCGACCTGCCGTACCACTTCGAGGTCGAGCTGCCGCTGGTCATGGCCGAGGCGCTCGGCGCGCTGCGCGAGATCGGTGTCCCCGAGGTCCGCATCCTCGTCAACAACCGCAAGGTCGCCGAGGGCTTCTACCGCGGCCTCGGCCTCGACGACGTCGAGGGCGTGCTGCGCCAGGTCGACAAGCTCGACAAGATCGGCGCCGACGCCGTGGCCGCGCTCCTCGTCGCCGAGCAGGGCGCCACCGCCGAGCAGGCGAGGGCCTGCCTCGAGCTCGCCGCGATCTCCGGCTCCGACGCCACCGTGATCGACCGGGTGCGGGCGCTCGCGGTCTCGTACGGTGCCGGCACCGAGCTGCTGGAGACCGGCCTGGCCGAGCTCGGCGCCCTCGTCGAGGCGGCGGCCCGCCGCGCGCCGGGCGTCGTCGTGGCGGACCTCAAGATCGCCCGCGGCCTCGACTACTACACGGGCTCGGTCTACGAGACGGTCCTGGTGGGGCACGAGCAGCTCGGCTCGATCTGCTCGGGCGGCCGCTACGACACCCTCGCCTCGGACGGGAAGAACACCTACCCGGGCGTGGGCCTGTCCATCGGTGTGTCCCGCCTCGTGTCGCGCCTGCTGTCCGCCGGCCTCGTCGCCGCGACCCGCGGCGTCCCCACCGCGGTCCTCGTGGCCGTGCTCGACGAGGAGTCCCGCGACCGCTCCGACGCCGTCGCCGCGGCGCTGCGCGCCCGCGGGATCCCGGCCGACGTCGCGCCCACCGCCGCGAGGTTCGGCAAGCAGATCCGGTACGCCGACCGCCGCGGCATCCCGTTCGTGTGGTTCCTCGGCGCCACCGGCGAGGACGGCGCGACCGGCCCCGACCAGGTCAAGGACATCCGCTCGGGCGAGCAGGTCGACGCCGACGCCGGCGCGTGGGAGCCGCCCGCGGCCGACCTGTGGCCGCGGGTCGTCCCCGCCGCCGGCTGA
- a CDS encoding MBL fold metallo-hydrolase, with amino-acid sequence MDVHVVVAPVFGTNCCVVVAAQAHDDGRRDCVVVDPGAGTAGQVDRLVSDQGLVPRAVLVTHGHVDHTWDAAELCDRYDVPLRLHAADAYRVADPFGTIGLGAALDAPAASVSEALVEALDAYGVTPRDFRAPGRVEPFDGAVTDLTAGDVRLRALHAPGHTEGSTLYLLDGPAAADADAEVTGVVLTGDVLFAGGVGRTDLPGADVEAMLATLRDVVPALPPRHVVLPGHGPTSTVARELATNPFLPR; translated from the coding sequence ATGGACGTGCACGTCGTGGTCGCCCCGGTGTTCGGCACCAACTGCTGCGTCGTCGTGGCCGCGCAGGCTCATGACGACGGCAGGCGCGACTGCGTCGTCGTCGACCCGGGCGCCGGCACCGCCGGGCAGGTCGACCGCCTCGTCAGCGACCAGGGTCTCGTGCCGCGCGCGGTGCTGGTCACGCACGGCCACGTCGACCACACGTGGGACGCCGCCGAGCTCTGCGACCGCTACGACGTCCCCCTGCGCCTGCACGCCGCGGACGCCTACCGCGTCGCCGACCCGTTCGGCACCATCGGCCTCGGCGCCGCGCTCGACGCACCCGCCGCGAGCGTGAGCGAGGCCCTCGTCGAGGCCCTCGACGCCTACGGCGTCACGCCGCGGGACTTCCGGGCGCCGGGGCGCGTCGAGCCCTTCGACGGCGCCGTCACCGACCTCACCGCCGGCGACGTGCGCCTGCGCGCCCTGCACGCGCCCGGCCACACCGAGGGCTCCACCCTCTACCTCCTGGACGGTCCGGCAGCCGCCGACGCCGACGCCGAGGTCACCGGCGTCGTCCTCACCGGTGACGTGCTGTTCGCCGGCGGCGTGGGCCGCACCGACCTGCCCGGCGCCGACGTCGAGGCGATGCTCGCCACGCTGCGCGACGTCGTCCCCGCCCTGCCGCCCCGGCACGTCGTCCTGCCCGGCCACGGACCCACCAGCACCGTGGCGCGCGAGCTCGCGACCAACCCCTTCCTGCCCCGCTGA